The Zalophus californianus isolate mZalCal1 chromosome Y, mZalCal1.pri.v2, whole genome shotgun sequence region CTGCTTTACTCGAGCATGTGAAAAATGCTTCTATTATACAACCACAGTATTTATAAGTTCCCAGCACTGTTGACATTACAGGGCCTTGAAGAATCCCTATATGAGCCAGCCCTCTGCTCAAATTTCAAGACCTTTTCCCTCTCGGCCTCCATGAAGTGAGGCCATCAAACCCTAAGCACTCATCCTTCTGCTGACATAGTCACTTCCCCAGCTCTCAACATGACTGAGTAACATTGAACTAAAGAGAATGACGTCTTCTGGGTCCCATTTCTCTCCACCGTAAGTCATTGCTTAACTCAAGATCAAAGTTAATGAGAATTAACTTTTATTCTTAACTCAAGAATCAAAGATAATGATAGAAAAACATAGAAACCCTTATCTCAGTGGTTGGTGAATGGATTGGGGTACAAAGTGGCAGATGCCCCCTCTAATAGTGGCCTTTGTCTTTCAACTACATTAATTGCAGTCTGAGTCCACTGGATCCACTGATAAATGCTGTGTGTTTCCACCGCTGGTAATAAACATAAGTCAAGCTCAAATGATGATAAGCAAAGTGGAAAGAGTTAATTCAGTTCATTACCTTGGGTTTCCTGGTTTGGAGGGCTCTGGAGACATCTTGGGGGAAGATACAGGGAAGGGTGACCTGGCAAGAACTTCCTCATACTGGCTTTACTACACCAGAAACAAGGGTAGTGAGAGGACAGCACCTCTCTCCACAGCGAAGTCCTGGGAGTCCACTAGTCAGTTTCATCAGACCTGCCATCAACATGGCCCCTCAGACTTACTCCCCTCCTTGTTGAAACAGAGATTTACAATGTTGGGAGAGAGGAATGGTGTGATAAGGCAGCAGAGTGTTCCTATTGTCTGcacataagaatcacctggggaagtTCTCATGGTTTCACACCAGATTGCTTATGGTGGGCATATGAGAACTACagagaatttctttttccaaaagcaAAAGACTTCTTTTCCATCCTCCTGAGAGTCTGCTATGGCCCAACATATTGTGCTATGCCTTCAGTGGTTTTCTAGGCCAGATACATTATTGGGACATTATCCAAAAGGAGCATACACACTTCTCAGATGTGGCTATGCAAACAAATTACCTGGGGGCTTtgttaaaaggcagattctgaTGCCAAAAGTCTGGGTTGGAGCCTGAGATTCTGGATTTCCAATAAACTCTGAGGTGATGGTGATGCTATTGGTCTCAGGACCACATTTGGAGAAGCAAGGACCTCGATAGTGGTTCTGAACATAGATGCACATTGGAATTATCTAGAGATTTAAATACTACTGATGCCTGGCCCCACTGCAGATAAATGGAACCCAATGCATGGATGTGGCCCAGACATTAATTCCCTGAGaataatatcagaaaaatagTGCTTAGCCACAAACTCTCCATCCTATAGTTCCTCCAGTAGCAGAGGCTAGAAGACAGAAGATATTAGATATGTATGTATGGATAATGGCCAATTTACGATCCTAGTGATGTCCTACATATATATTAGTAGTAGAACCATccatttagggcacctgggtggctcagttggttaagcgactatcttcggctcaggtcatgatcctggagtcccgggatcgagtcccgcatcgggctccctgctcagcggggagtctgcttctccctctgaccctcttccctctcgtgctctctatctctcattctctctctctcaaattaataaataaaatcttaaaaaaaaaaaagaaccatccaTTTAGGCAATATTTGTGTCTACTAAATCCTAGGAAAACTGTTCTGGGCATTGGGGATATGGTTGAGAACATAATGGATGTGGTCTGTATCCTCATGAAACTGAAAGTCTAGTGTGGCATTattcaaataatcacacaaatcCTCATGATTTTAAGGCATAACAAGTGCTAGAAATGAAAAGCTCTGAGTATAATGAGAACATGAAACATGATAGTGGTTTCACATTAAAGAACTGGGCAACACATGGTTTCTTTATTATCCAACCAATGATCATGGAATCATATAATTTAACTTAAAGTGACTTGGGGAGCTTATACTTCTATACCCtgattttaaagagaaggaagagtgCTTTCAAAATCTTTACAACAGTATTATCCTGTAAAATGGAATTACACATGAAAGAAAAGCTGCTAGCCACATGCTTTTACTTAATTATTCCCAATAGTCATTGAAAAAAGAGGTAAGCTAGCCTCTTCAGTCATTGAAGGACAGGAATTAAATAAGTTACACCAAGATTCTCACCCTCAGCACTATTAACATTTGGGGATGGAAAATTCTGTGGTTGGGGCTCTTTTATGCATTGTAAGATGCTGAATTATACTGATGGGCTCTACCCACTAAGTACCAGTAGCCcactccccagttgtgacaaatCAAAATTTCTCctgacattgccaaatatctctTGGGGTTCAAGGTCACCCCAGTTGAGAACAACTGACTTAGAAGGATGCTTTCTTCAAGTGAAAATATTTGCCTTGTTTAAATTAGGACCTGATAGCACCATGGAAAACTGAATACTTTTAGATAAGGAGTTTGAGAAATAGCAGATACAGGAACCTTCCCTGAACACAGCTCACAAGAAGGTGCTTATCTTATTACCCAGAAGAAGGGAGCATCCTTGTCTCCAAAGATGGAGGTATACAGGTAGGAAACTGAAGACATAGCCCTTGTTAAGTTTTCCCTCACTCTACATACTTACTTAGCTCATACCATTTTGTCCTATTACGTTTTTTGATGACTTGCAGTGGAAATTCAAACCTAGCATAAAAATGCTCAGGTTTTACCATTTCTTcagttcttcttttctttatgaaGGTTGATTTGTCACataaaacatcaaataaagctgcatgcttttttcttgttaatctcTCCTTGTTCCAATTGAGAACttaaaaggacagagaaaggccGAGGCCGGGTCACCTTTACCgggcggggcaggcaggggcTCGGCTCTGGCAACCGCGCTGCGATGTGGTTCGAGATCCTGCCTGGGATCGGGGTCATGGCCGTGTGCCTGGTCATCCCCGGCATAGCCACGGCGTACATCCACAGGTTCAGTAACGGGGGCAAGGAAAAAAGGGTTGCCTATTATCCATATCAATGGAGTTTGATGCAAAGAGATAGGCGAGTCTCTGGAGTTAATCGTTACTATGTGTCAAAGGGTTTGGAGAATATCGATTAAGGAAGCATTTTCCTGATTGATGAAAAATAACTCAGTCATACTCATCTACCCCTTCTAGAAGGTTATGCAGTGTATTAATGTAGTGcataataaaaacaaccaaaaagtaaaaaaaaaaaaaaaaaaaaaaaaaaaaggaccgagaaaaagatattttccctttcctatacaccaaaaaggAGGATTTATCCTCCCtttcaaaaagataaatctgCTGTGGCCTCTCCATAATAGTACATATTGAAACCATCTGTGGAGGGGCACgtggtggcttagttggttaagtgtctgactttggctcaggtcatgatctcagggttccggTATTGagccctgctgctctccctgccccgcccccctgcataaacatgtgctctctctctcctcaaataaataaagttttaaaaaaaaatctagggagCCTTTAAAATACCTATGTCCAAAAACCATATGATGTTATTCCTatatggaatttaggaaacaaaacagatgaacataggagaaggaaaggaaaaataaaataaaataaaaacagagagggagacaaaccataagagactcttaactctaggaaacaaactgagtgttgctggaggggaggtgggtggggggatggggtaatttggtgatggacattaaggagggcacttgatgtaatgagcactaggtgttatatgcaattggtGAATCACTGAAtgctatctctgaaactaatgatacactctATGtcagctaattgaatttaaataataataataaaaaaatatccaTGTCCAGTCTACATTCCAGACCAGTTAAACTTCAGGATATCTGGGCATGGGTCCCAGGTTGGAGTATTATTGTCAAAGGATCCTAAGCTATCCCAACATATCACAAGGTGAGAAACCACTGATCTAGTAAGTGCTATTTAATCATGGTGTGTGGATCAAGTGCAAAATCATTCCTGGGTGCTTGGAAAAAATATAGTCTTGGGCACCACTCCAGACCTAGTGCATCAAAAATCTGCTTTTTAGCCAGATCCTTACTAGCGATTCAAAGGTATATTATGATGGTGGTACTAATATACTAATTCATAAAAAATAGTAGCTTGACTTGTGACTAgttataataatcttttttttccaactgCACAAAGCAATTCAcatacaacaaacaaaaaatccttgCAAATGATAATTTTGAAAGAGGTGCTTGTCAAGTTCCCTCTTCTAAGCCCAAGAGACCATGTTTCCACAGATGGAGACACTAAGAGACTAATGTGGCATGTCTGCCATTGTGGACATTTGTCTGAGCTTGCAGTTCCCCAGAGGGGGCCGGACACACTGCTCTCTACTCtgtgggtgcttaataaatatttgttggctgGCTGACCAGCCTAGATGTGAGAACAAGTGTGTTTCTCTCGGAGTTGGAGGGAAATTTATCCACCTAACCA contains the following coding sequences:
- the LOC118356633 gene encoding NADH dehydrogenase [ubiquinone] 1 alpha subcomplex subunit 1, with the translated sequence MWFEILPGIGVMAVCLVIPGIATAYIHRFSNGGKEKRVAYYPYQWSLMQRDRRVSGVNRYYVSKGLENID